Within Spinacia oleracea cultivar Varoflay chromosome 4, BTI_SOV_V1, whole genome shotgun sequence, the genomic segment ATTCGTTGGTTGATAATGGTAACAACAATGGTATTCTTACGTTGGCTAGAGCTAACTACCAGCCTTATGGTGTCGATTTTGCTCAAGGTGCTACCGGCCGTTTTTGCAATGGTCGAACTGTTGTCGACGTCTTGGGTAACTACGGAGtggttttcttttcattttcatacTATTTAATTTGGTTCttaaaatatgacatatatatacatgcatTGTGCCGCAGCTCAACTTCTAGGGTTTTCAGACTATATTCCACCATTTTCAAGTGCTACGCGCGCTTCTCTTATGCGGGGAGTTAATTTTGCATCCGGAGCTTCTGGTATTAGGGACGAGACCGGCAATAATTTGGTATCAATTTCGTATCTTTTCCAtctctatctatctatctatctatctatctatctatctttAAAGCTTACGTATAACGTAACTCACGATAATTAAAGatatgtatatgtatatgtatatgtatatgtatatgtaGGGGGCTCACATTTCAATGAATGAACAAGTGAACAACTTTGGTAGGGTGGTACAACTAATGAGGAGATCGAGATCTTTTAGGGGAGATCCAAACGGCGTTCAAAATTATTTAAGCAAGTGCATCATTTATTCCGGATTGGGTAGCAATGACTACCTCAACAATTATTTCATGACTGACTACTACTCTACTTCTTCCCAATTCACCCCAGAAGCCTATGCTACTACCCTTCTTCAAGATTACGCCCGCCAACTCACGGTCAGTTTCTTTATCATATCTTTCAATTAGGGCAGTACGTATTTACGTACACCTAtaatagtagtagtagtagtagtaggtgttttactaaaatgaaaacatatatatatatataatatatataggaCTTGTATCGACTTGGAGCGAGGAAGGTGATAGTACCAGGAATCGGACCAATTGGGTGCATACCTTATGAGCTAGCTCGGTACAAAGGGACAGCACAAAATCCATGCAACGAGCAGAAGAATAATATTATCAATCTCTTTAATTCAGGCCTAAAACAATTGGTTGATACCATTAACAATGGTCAATTCCCGGGGGCTAAGTTCGTATACTTGGACTCTTTTCAAGGAAGCAAAGATTtggacaaaaatagtaaagctTATGGTATGCATTGGATCCATCtaattcttttattttaaattttaaattttaaattttaattattcaactTAATTTGTAAATAAATTGTAATATTTGTTACTCTATCTGTACGTGTAGGACTTGAGGTAACAGACCAAGGATGTTGTGGAGtagggaaaaacaacggccaaATAACTTGCCTACCATTGCAAACTCCTTGTGAAAATCGTGACAAGTATTTATTTTGGGATTCTTTTCACCCAACTGAGGTTGCTAATGTCATACTCGCCAACAAGGCATATAGCTCAAGGCCCAATACTTATGCACACCCCATTAACGTTCGCCAATTAGCAGCACTCTAACTACTAATAATATAACTAGTCTATCTTGTAatgcatgtttttgtttttgtttttgtttcctccaaaattaatttcaagtattcatttGTATTACGTTCCGCGACcgacttgtactatttcaaaTGCGGATCCTAGCTTTACAATTCGTTTAACAACTCAAAGATAGAGTTTGTATTGTCAAATAAGGGCACatgttttttatttgaattCAACTATTGGAAACCTTTATATTGTCGCTCACATCTTCTATAAACTACTCCATCACATAACCATATGCTTTACTCTTAACTACTCTAGTTCTATCTCACTACAAATATTTAATACCGAGTAAGTTTTATGACAACGCACTTTTGTGCAAAATAAACTAAAACCACCGCTTCTCTCTTTTTGTAATATAGGGTCCCCCTTCAATGAGAAGATTGTtataatgagaagaatgagaagcgaTCCTCACCGTCCAAACAAACTAAATTCAAAGGCGGTAATATGGCGCGTGATcgatcactactacaaaaataagcAAAGAGACCCTTCCAAACATGCCTAAGAGACCTTCTGTGAACAGGTCTCCATCTCagaggtctctttgataaagagaaAGGGGGTCTCTTATTAAGAAAGAAGGTCTCTTATTAAGAAAGAAGAGACCCTTTATTAGAGAAAGGGGGTCTGTTATCCTAGTATtcgaaaaataatttaatagagGAAAAGGCCCTTGGTTAGAGAAATGGGGCCTCTAATTTACTAAATAAAAGAGGCCCACCCTTAAAGAaatggggtctctttgttatATAAATTCAGATACCTTACTGAAGAAAAGGGATCTCTTTGaaattttaacatttttttattacaaAAAGAGAGAGACCTTCTTTTgcagataacgggtctctttatcacctattttttattaaaaaaaaacagcattaataatttaaataaaagaaacaaTATTGGTAATTTGACTCACACCAAAAGCGAGAGACCTGGTTAATAATAATAGAcatcaaaaataaattttcaataataattttattatgtACCTTCGTTTACACCAATA encodes:
- the LOC110786218 gene encoding GDSL esterase/lipase At1g33811; translation: MEIVKVSEKIVVSVVIAMLLCYNATACRNSTSATKQVQVPCFFIFGDSLVDNGNNNGILTLARANYQPYGVDFAQGATGRFCNGRTVVDVLAQLLGFSDYIPPFSSATRASLMRGVNFASGASGIRDETGNNLGAHISMNEQVNNFGRVVQLMRRSRSFRGDPNGVQNYLSKCIIYSGLGSNDYLNNYFMTDYYSTSSQFTPEAYATTLLQDYARQLTDLYRLGARKVIVPGIGPIGCIPYELARYKGTAQNPCNEQKNNIINLFNSGLKQLVDTINNGQFPGAKFVYLDSFQGSKDLDKNSKAYGLEVTDQGCCGVGKNNGQITCLPLQTPCENRDKYLFWDSFHPTEVANVILANKAYSSRPNTYAHPINVRQLAAL